From one Clostridium cylindrosporum DSM 605 genomic stretch:
- a CDS encoding flavodoxin domain-containing protein, translating into MDNKIAVIYKSKYGSTKKYAKWIAEKLNADLLKSDNIKPNELLKYNTLIYGGSLHAVGIKGVKLITKNINLLKDKKIAVFAVGCGPEKQESIKAIYNNNFKDPSTKQIKLFYLRGSFNFQKLGFIDKIMMNMLKSNIQKKKEPLSEEEKNLIACYTSPKDWTSIDAIEPIINYVNS; encoded by the coding sequence ATGGACAATAAAATAGCTGTTATTTATAAATCAAAATATGGAAGTACTAAAAAGTATGCTAAGTGGATAGCCGAGAAGTTAAATGCTGATTTACTTAAATCTGATAATATAAAACCTAATGAACTACTAAAATATAATACATTGATTTACGGTGGGTCACTTCATGCTGTTGGAATTAAAGGGGTAAAGTTAATAACTAAAAATATAAATTTATTAAAGGATAAGAAAATTGCAGTATTTGCAGTAGGCTGTGGACCGGAAAAGCAAGAAAGCATTAAAGCTATATATAATAATAACTTTAAAGACCCATCTACAAAGCAAATCAAACTATTCTACCTAAGAGGATCATTTAACTTTCAAAAACTAGGATTCATAGATAAAATTATGATGAATATGCTTAAATCAAATATCCAAAAGAAAAAAGAACCTTTATCTGAAGAGGAAAAAAACCTAATCGCATGCTACACAAGTCCTAAGGACTGGACAAGTATAGATGCAATAGAACCTATAATTAACTATGTTAATAGTTAA
- a CDS encoding transglutaminase domain-containing protein: protein MVKFFYKAIVFVAIVFGLIYFLPKFVQEELNPILLSQETKGSTTYEVSNYKEYYEAIRLSIKNLEPTINIVFKDNYLKNNRDKVISEANELIRTLGPGNYIRKYSIIHKKSNLYEFYTITYNYEKTISEIKEQSQKVDKITKNVINKITRDNMSDYEKEKVIHNYIVKHTRYDNENFQKNTTPIESHTAYGVFVNKSAVCEGYAIAMKKMLDAANIESLIVIGKADGYDHAWNLVKLDDEWYHVDPTWDDPVYTVNGKIVDILSYEYFNLTDKEMSKTHKWDKKNYPKATAKKYSIKNKKAS, encoded by the coding sequence ATGGTTAAATTTTTCTATAAAGCTATTGTCTTCGTTGCCATTGTCTTTGGCCTAATTTACTTCCTTCCAAAATTTGTTCAAGAGGAACTAAATCCTATACTCTTAAGCCAGGAAACAAAGGGCTCTACGACCTATGAAGTTTCAAACTATAAGGAGTATTACGAAGCGATAAGGTTATCAATCAAAAACTTAGAACCTACAATTAATATTGTTTTCAAAGATAATTATCTTAAAAATAATAGAGATAAAGTTATATCAGAGGCTAATGAACTTATAAGAACTCTCGGTCCTGGTAATTACATAAGAAAATATTCTATAATACATAAAAAATCTAATCTATATGAGTTCTACACCATAACCTATAACTATGAAAAAACTATAAGTGAAATCAAGGAACAATCTCAAAAGGTAGATAAGATAACTAAAAATGTAATAAATAAAATAACAAGAGATAATATGAGTGACTATGAAAAGGAGAAGGTAATTCATAATTATATTGTAAAACACACTAGATATGATAACGAGAACTTTCAAAAAAATACAACTCCTATAGAATCTCATACTGCCTATGGTGTTTTTGTTAATAAAAGTGCAGTTTGTGAAGGATATGCTATAGCAATGAAAAAGATGCTAGATGCTGCGAATATCGAATCACTTATTGTTATAGGAAAGGCTGATGGATACGATCATGCTTGGAATCTTGTTAAACTTGATGATGAATGGTATCATGTAGACCCTACTTGGGATGATCCTGTATATACAGTAAACGGTAAAATAGTTGATATATTATCCTATGAATACTTTAACTTAACAGATAAGGAAATGTCAAAAACACACAAATGGGATAAAAAGAATTACCCAAAAGCAACTGCTAAAAAATATAGCATAAAAAACAAAAAGGCTAGCTAA
- a CDS encoding ribose-phosphate diphosphokinase: MMAHGGDIKLFSGNSNPELAKEIAEILGVKLGDSEVATFSDGEICVNINETVRGKDVFVVQSTCEPVNNNLMELLIMIDAFKRASAGRVTAVIPYYGYARQDRKAKARDPITAKLVANLISAAGADRVLTMDLHASQIQGYFDIPLDHLLGAPILAKSFEEKGLVEDDVVVVSPDLGSVTRARKFADQLHASIAIIDKRRPRANVCEVMNVIGDVKDKNVILIDDMIDTAGTITNAANALKELGAKDVYACCSHAVLSGPAIDRISESAIKELLVLNTIELPDGKKIDKIKSLSVAPLFAEVIKRIHENTGVSSLFQ; encoded by the coding sequence ATTATGGCGCACGGTGGAGATATTAAATTATTTTCAGGTAATTCAAACCCTGAATTAGCAAAGGAAATAGCAGAAATTCTAGGAGTAAAATTAGGAGATTCTGAAGTTGCTACTTTTAGTGATGGAGAAATATGTGTAAACATTAATGAAACTGTAAGAGGGAAAGACGTATTTGTTGTTCAATCAACTTGTGAACCAGTGAATAACAATCTTATGGAACTACTTATTATGATTGATGCATTTAAAAGAGCATCAGCAGGAAGAGTAACAGCAGTTATTCCATACTATGGATATGCAAGACAAGATAGAAAGGCGAAGGCTAGAGATCCAATTACAGCAAAGCTTGTAGCTAACTTAATATCAGCAGCAGGAGCAGATAGAGTACTTACAATGGATTTACATGCTTCTCAAATACAAGGATACTTCGATATTCCACTAGATCACCTACTTGGAGCACCAATACTTGCTAAATCATTTGAAGAAAAGGGACTTGTAGAAGATGATGTAGTTGTTGTATCACCTGATCTTGGTTCAGTTACAAGAGCTAGAAAGTTTGCAGATCAACTTCATGCGTCAATTGCTATAATTGACAAGAGAAGACCTCGTGCAAATGTTTGTGAGGTTATGAACGTAATAGGTGACGTTAAGGATAAAAACGTTATACTTATAGACGATATGATAGATACAGCAGGAACAATTACAAATGCTGCTAATGCACTTAAGGAACTTGGAGCAAAGGACGTATATGCGTGCTGCTCACATGCAGTTCTTTCAGGACCTGCTATAGATAGAATTAGTGAATCAGCTATTAAAGAACTACTTGTTCTTAATACTATTGAATTACCTGATGGAAAGAAAATAGATAAAATTAAGTCTTTATCAGTTGCACCATTATTTGCAGAGGTAATAAAGAGAATTCATGAAAACACTGGAGTAAGTTCATTATTCCAATAG
- the glmU gene encoding bifunctional UDP-N-acetylglucosamine diphosphorylase/glucosamine-1-phosphate N-acetyltransferase GlmU, with product MKACYGLILAAGEGKRMKSKLPKVLHKVCGKSMIDYIIDAVKGANAKDTVVVVGHKADIVKGHLGNKVSTAFQDKQLGTGHAVMCCEEFLKDKDGIVIVLAGDGPLITKETISKVFEYHIESGSSATILTADAIDPTGLGRIVRNENGEIEKIVEHKDATEKEREITEVNSSNYCFEIKELISALRKINNNNAQGEYYLTDVIEILKGEGKKVSAYKTSFKEFMAVNSRDQLATASAAMKERILEKLMADGVTIIDPLSTYIESDVTIGSDTIVYPGAFIEGNTTIGEDCIIGHNTRIVDAKIGNGVEVQSSVIISSEVKDSTKIGPFAYIRPDSVIGENVKIGDFVEIKKSTIGNGTKISHLTYVGDSEVGEGCNFGCGTVTVNYDGKNKYKTIVKDNAFIGCNTNLVAPVTIGENAYTAAGSTITKDVPDGALAIGRSKDVIKKGWVQKRGIKKK from the coding sequence ATGAAGGCTTGCTATGGTTTAATACTTGCAGCTGGCGAAGGAAAAAGAATGAAGTCAAAGCTGCCAAAGGTTCTACATAAAGTTTGTGGAAAATCTATGATAGATTACATAATAGATGCTGTTAAGGGGGCAAATGCCAAGGATACAGTTGTTGTTGTAGGACACAAGGCTGATATTGTTAAGGGGCACCTAGGGAATAAAGTTAGTACTGCATTCCAAGATAAACAGCTTGGAACAGGTCATGCTGTAATGTGCTGTGAAGAATTCCTAAAGGATAAGGATGGAATAGTTATAGTTCTTGCTGGAGATGGACCACTTATAACTAAGGAAACTATTTCAAAGGTATTTGAATATCACATTGAAAGTGGGTCATCAGCTACAATATTAACTGCTGACGCAATTGATCCAACAGGTCTTGGAAGAATAGTTAGAAATGAAAACGGTGAAATAGAAAAAATAGTAGAGCATAAGGATGCAACGGAAAAGGAAAGAGAAATCACTGAAGTTAACTCCTCAAACTACTGCTTTGAAATAAAAGAATTAATCTCTGCGCTTAGAAAAATAAATAATAATAATGCACAGGGAGAGTATTATTTAACTGATGTTATTGAAATACTAAAAGGAGAAGGTAAAAAGGTTTCAGCATATAAAACAAGCTTTAAGGAATTTATGGCTGTTAACTCTAGGGACCAACTTGCAACAGCAAGTGCTGCGATGAAGGAAAGAATACTAGAAAAGCTTATGGCTGATGGCGTAACTATAATTGATCCTTTATCAACTTATATAGAATCAGATGTAACTATTGGAAGTGATACCATAGTTTATCCAGGAGCATTTATTGAAGGAAACACAACAATAGGTGAAGACTGTATAATAGGACATAACACAAGAATAGTAGATGCAAAAATAGGAAATGGTGTTGAAGTACAATCTTCAGTTATAATAAGTAGTGAAGTTAAGGATTCTACGAAAATTGGACCATTTGCATATATTAGACCTGATAGTGTTATTGGAGAAAATGTTAAGATTGGAGATTTCGTTGAAATTAAGAAATCTACAATAGGAAATGGAACAAAAATATCCCATCTAACATATGTAGGAGATTCAGAGGTTGGAGAAGGATGTAATTTTGGCTGTGGAACAGTAACTGTTAACTATGATGGAAAAAATAAATATAAAACAATTGTAAAGGATAATGCCTTTATAGGATGTAATACAAACCTAGTTGCACCAGTAACTATAGGAGAAAATGCCTATACAGCTGCTGGATCAACAATAACAAAGGATGTTCCAGATGGTGCTTTAGCTATAGGACGTAGCAAAGACGTAATTAAAAAAGGCTGGGTACAAAAAAGAGGAATTAAGAAAAAATAA
- the spoVG gene encoding septation regulator SpoVG, translating to MQITDVRIRKISNEGKMKAIVSVTFDNEFVVHDIKVIDGQNGLFIAMPSRKTPEGEFKDIAHPINTDTREKIQNSILEEYEKAKISSDSEQVEE from the coding sequence ATGCAAATTACCGATGTTAGAATCAGAAAGATATCAAATGAAGGAAAAATGAAGGCAATAGTTTCTGTAACGTTTGATAATGAATTCGTGGTACACGATATCAAAGTTATTGATGGACAAAACGGTCTATTTATCGCTATGCCTAGTAGAAAGACTCCAGAGGGAGAATTCAAGGACATAGCCCATCCTATAAACACTGACACAAGAGAAAAAATACAAAATTCTATTCTTGAAGAATATGAAAAGGCAAAAATATCTTCAGATAGTGAACAAGTAGAAGAGTAA
- the purR gene encoding pur operon repressor, which yields MERLHRKERVAAIFKILSDKPNTVISLGHFSEIFGAARSTLSEDITIVKKVVEMLQCGKIETIPGAAGGVRYIPGMSKDFEIEFIKGVCEKINDPSRVMPGGFLYINDIIYSPEIVNKVGVILANKFISKEADYVITVETKGIPIAMAVATALNVPLVIVRRNGEVTEGSTVSINYVTGSSKTIQTMSLSKRSIKPKSKCIFIDDFIKAGGTAVGIIDLLKEFDCTVEGVGFLIEAQPEGKKVLNEYVSLISLEEINGEEGVLNIIPSEKFKEK from the coding sequence TTGGAACGATTACATCGTAAGGAAAGAGTAGCGGCTATATTTAAAATTCTTTCCGACAAGCCAAATACAGTAATTAGTCTTGGACATTTTTCAGAAATCTTTGGAGCAGCTCGTTCTACATTAAGTGAAGATATTACAATAGTTAAAAAAGTTGTTGAAATGCTTCAATGTGGGAAAATAGAAACTATACCTGGAGCAGCAGGAGGGGTTAGATACATTCCTGGTATGTCTAAGGATTTTGAGATAGAATTTATAAAAGGGGTTTGTGAAAAAATAAACGATCCTTCGAGGGTTATGCCAGGGGGATTTTTATATATAAATGACATAATATACTCACCTGAGATAGTTAATAAGGTTGGAGTGATACTTGCAAATAAATTTATATCTAAGGAAGCGGATTATGTTATAACTGTTGAAACGAAGGGGATTCCAATAGCCATGGCTGTTGCAACAGCTCTTAATGTGCCACTTGTTATAGTAAGAAGAAACGGTGAAGTTACGGAAGGTTCTACAGTAAGTATCAATTATGTAACAGGGTCATCAAAGACAATTCAAACAATGAGCCTTTCTAAGCGTTCAATTAAGCCTAAGAGTAAGTGTATATTTATAGATGACTTTATAAAAGCAGGGGGAACTGCTGTTGGAATAATCGACCTTTTAAAAGAGTTTGATTGTACAGTAGAAGGTGTCGGATTCCTAATTGAGGCCCAACCAGAAGGGAAAAAGGTTCTAAATGAATATGTTTCACTGATATCTTTAGAGGAGATAAATGGTGAAGAGGGTGTACTAAACATAATACCTTCAGAGAAGTTTAAAGAAAAATAA
- the murC gene encoding UDP-N-acetylmuramate--L-alanine ligase, whose product MFNLYKDVNKHVHFIGIGGISMSGLAEVLLSNGYKVSGSDRDSSTLTDKLESQGAKVYIGHSADNVIGSDLVVYTAAIAESNPELQKARELSIPLMDRAEFLGSIMKGYERGIAVSGTHGKTTVTSMVSMVLLHAKVDPTIMVGGVLDAIDGNVKVGKSDYFVTEACEYKRSFLKFNPNVGIILNIDADHLDYYKDITEIEDTFVDFTKLIPSNGLLIGCGDDERVVSVVNRANCPKILYGIDNGNILASNIEFDELGLPSFDVHKDGVFLDRFTLSVPGKHNVLNSLSAIALGIFLGIDINVIKEGLTLFHGTHRRFEKKGVKDGVEVIDDYAHHPAEIKATIEAVKNYPHKKVYCIFQPHTYTRTITLFDEFAESFNGLDNLVLTDIYAAREKDTGIVSSKMLSEAVKNNGVNCTYIKDFSDILSYLKGELKEGDLLVTMGAGDVYKIGENFLNL is encoded by the coding sequence ATGTTTAACTTATATAAAGATGTTAATAAACATGTTCATTTTATTGGAATAGGTGGAATAAGCATGAGTGGTCTTGCTGAAGTTCTACTTTCTAATGGATATAAAGTTTCTGGTTCAGATAGAGATTCATCTACTCTTACAGATAAGCTTGAATCACAAGGTGCCAAGGTATACATAGGGCATAGTGCAGATAATGTAATAGGCTCTGACCTTGTAGTTTACACAGCAGCTATAGCTGAATCTAATCCAGAACTTCAAAAAGCACGTGAATTATCAATCCCTCTAATGGATAGAGCCGAGTTTTTAGGTAGTATCATGAAGGGGTATGAACGAGGCATTGCAGTATCAGGAACACATGGAAAAACAACTGTAACTTCTATGGTTTCTATGGTGCTTCTACATGCAAAGGTAGATCCGACAATTATGGTTGGTGGTGTTTTAGATGCTATAGATGGCAATGTTAAAGTTGGTAAAAGTGATTACTTTGTAACTGAAGCCTGTGAATATAAAAGAAGTTTCTTAAAGTTTAATCCTAATGTTGGGATTATTCTAAACATAGACGCGGACCATCTTGACTATTATAAAGATATTACTGAAATAGAGGATACATTTGTTGACTTTACAAAACTTATTCCATCAAATGGTCTTTTAATAGGATGTGGTGATGACGAGAGAGTAGTTTCTGTTGTAAATCGTGCAAACTGTCCTAAGATTCTTTATGGAATAGATAATGGAAATATTTTAGCTTCAAATATAGAATTTGATGAACTAGGGCTTCCTTCATTTGATGTTCATAAAGATGGAGTTTTCCTAGATAGATTTACATTATCTGTTCCAGGTAAGCACAACGTACTTAACTCTCTATCAGCTATAGCACTTGGAATCTTCCTTGGAATAGATATAAATGTAATTAAAGAAGGTTTAACTCTTTTCCATGGAACACATAGAAGATTCGAGAAAAAGGGAGTTAAAGATGGTGTAGAAGTAATAGACGATTATGCTCATCATCCAGCAGAAATTAAGGCAACTATTGAAGCTGTTAAAAATTATCCACACAAAAAGGTGTATTGTATATTCCAACCTCATACCTATACTAGAACAATAACTCTATTTGATGAGTTTGCAGAGTCTTTCAATGGACTTGATAACCTTGTTCTAACAGACATCTATGCTGCACGTGAAAAAGATACAGGCATAGTTAGTTCTAAAATGCTTTCTGAAGCTGTTAAAAACAATGGGGTTAATTGCACATACATTAAGGACTTTAGTGATATACTTTCATATCTTAAAGGTGAACTTAAAGAAGGTGATCTTCTTGTAACTATGGGTGCAGGAGATGTGTATAAAATAGGTGAAAATTTCTTAAATCTATAA
- the lgt gene encoding prolipoprotein diacylglyceryl transferase: protein MNPVAFTILGLEVRWYGILISFGMILGLLIAVYTAKVRKVNYDNILDGLIIAIPVGILGARLYYVLFNLSYYLDNPGDIINIRQGGLAIHGGIIFGLLAAYIFCRYKKYDFLALLDVVAPSIIIAQALGRWGNFFNMEAHGGPVTKEFISQFPEFIQRGMYIGGTYYHPTFLYESIWNILVFCILMYLIHRVHTKGVIFFTYFGLYSIGRFFIEGLRTDSLMVMGLRTAQMVSLIGIILWIGYLVYAYKVNRR, encoded by the coding sequence ATGAATCCAGTTGCTTTTACAATTTTGGGACTTGAAGTTAGATGGTACGGTATTCTTATATCATTTGGCATGATTCTTGGTCTTTTAATTGCTGTATATACAGCAAAGGTAAGAAAGGTTAACTATGATAATATACTTGATGGCCTTATTATTGCAATTCCAGTAGGAATTCTTGGAGCAAGGCTTTATTATGTTCTTTTTAATTTATCATATTATCTTGATAACCCAGGTGACATAATAAATATTAGACAAGGTGGACTTGCAATACACGGTGGTATTATATTCGGACTTTTAGCTGCATATATATTCTGCAGATATAAAAAATACGATTTTCTAGCTCTACTTGATGTAGTTGCACCATCAATAATAATTGCACAGGCACTTGGTCGTTGGGGAAACTTTTTCAACATGGAGGCTCACGGAGGCCCTGTAACTAAGGAGTTTATATCACAATTTCCAGAGTTTATCCAAAGAGGGATGTACATTGGAGGAACTTATTACCACCCAACATTTCTATATGAATCAATCTGGAACATACTTGTATTCTGTATACTAATGTACTTAATTCATAGAGTTCATACTAAGGGAGTTATATTCTTTACATACTTTGGATTATACTCCATAGGAAGATTCTTTATAGAAGGACTTAGAACAGATTCACTAATGGTTATGGGACTTCGAACAGCTCAGATGGTAAGTCTTATAGGAATTATATTATGGATCGGGTATTTAGTTTATGCTTATAAAGTAAATAGACGTTAA
- a CDS encoding DEAD/DEAH box helicase, which translates to MMKSFIELGLDSNIVDALEKQGITEPTEIQHLTIEKILENKDVIAESYTGSGKTLAFLCPIFQKVNSEKREMQVLVLAPTHELVMQIEAQAKLLASNGNLPITSLPIIGDVNIEKQIKKLKEIKPHIIVATPGRALDLMKKKKITAHTIKTIVIDEGDNLLDNTNSGTVKDIIKCTMRDRCLLVFSATISPKVLFTARELMKEPEIIKNEKKAALNPNIKHMYIEVDPRDKVETLRKLISAVEPKKALVFVNRGYEVDLATEKLNYHSIPSLSIHKKVTKEQRQKAIESFRSGKIKVLVSSDVSARGLDIQDITHVINLDFPTNASEYLHRAGRTARAGATGKTISLVTSKEMAAIRIYEREFNINIEKKNLSHGKLN; encoded by the coding sequence ATTATGAAGTCATTTATAGAACTTGGTTTAGATTCCAATATAGTAGATGCACTAGAAAAACAAGGAATTACAGAACCAACAGAAATTCAACACTTAACTATTGAAAAAATATTAGAAAATAAAGATGTAATAGCAGAGAGCTACACAGGTAGTGGGAAAACACTTGCATTTTTATGCCCTATTTTTCAAAAAGTTAATAGTGAAAAAAGAGAAATGCAAGTATTAGTGCTTGCTCCAACCCATGAACTTGTTATGCAAATAGAAGCCCAGGCAAAGCTTTTAGCAAGTAACGGGAATCTACCTATAACTTCATTACCTATAATTGGTGATGTTAATATTGAGAAGCAAATAAAAAAGCTTAAGGAAATAAAACCACATATAATTGTTGCAACTCCAGGTAGAGCCTTAGATTTAATGAAGAAAAAGAAGATAACTGCACATACAATAAAAACAATAGTTATTGATGAAGGGGATAATCTACTTGATAACACAAACTCTGGTACCGTAAAGGATATAATTAAGTGTACTATGAGAGATAGATGTCTTTTAGTATTCTCAGCTACAATAAGCCCTAAGGTATTATTTACAGCAAGAGAATTAATGAAAGAGCCTGAAATTATAAAAAACGAGAAGAAAGCAGCACTTAATCCTAATATTAAGCATATGTATATTGAAGTTGATCCTAGGGATAAGGTTGAAACACTAAGAAAGTTAATTTCAGCAGTAGAACCGAAAAAAGCATTAGTATTTGTAAATAGAGGATATGAAGTAGATCTTGCAACAGAAAAGCTAAACTATCATAGTATCCCTTCTTTAAGTATCCATAAAAAGGTTACTAAGGAGCAAAGACAAAAGGCTATAGAAAGCTTTAGAAGTGGAAAGATTAAGGTTCTAGTATCATCAGACGTATCTGCTAGAGGTCTAGATATACAGGATATAACACATGTAATAAACCTAGACTTTCCAACAAATGCTAGTGAATATCTACATAGAGCAGGAAGAACAGCTAGAGCAGGAGCCACAGGTAAGACTATTTCATTAGTTACATCTAAGGAAATGGCAGCTATTAGAATATATGAGAGAGAATTTAATATAAACATAGAGAAAAAGAATTTAAGTCATGGGAAGTTAAATTAG
- a CDS encoding SpoIID/LytB domain-containing protein has protein sequence MKKNIIYITISLVFFILFSGIYYIFLGTQSLNYSIILDKKKVTDGQELRIYQNGDEKTLIVPNTLTIKPSPSYNIKLRGKKVISIEPVKYYSGKVISIKGSEVHLVDSVIKTTSKTKYYKVEGKSISEISDKSLMVGYQGYRFIMDKNNNVKIVLCSIPKVNRIRTLISNSDFSTRNHKEIKFFFNSEAELKSKDLNYKFAPNDSLIVTKEGAKMNLSLVKGSSTTSIGNTSSRIEIIQGDSTRISIPSNTRKNGYIPSYYGSFELSLDNSGIKLINEAYINNYLKGVVPSEMPSSGGVEGYKIQSIVSRTAAIYSILSKEYASLGVHAIDCEPSQLYEASPGSPQSDEAIESTSGEVVTKDGDVIDAKYYSTSPGFGASYDDVFGKVTPSKDYLTASSFNQSGNKINVHSEDDITQYLKDWTVKAHDSNSPLFRWKYSIDYTVLTKLINNNLYDLYVKNPNHFKEKWHFFLYKEAKIPRDGIGKIKDINITDRTSSGIVSEIKIESENNIYKITGNDILRKLLIPKEGFELTTIYGKPLQNLTILPSPFFTIEKNMSGDKFKSITIYGGGEGHGVGLSKYGAIGLSRHGLNYKKVITSFYPSTETLNIDKDFRLEVENRNQ, from the coding sequence TTGAAGAAAAATATAATATACATAACTATATCTTTAGTATTTTTCATTTTATTTTCTGGAATTTACTATATATTTTTAGGTACACAAAGCCTAAATTATTCAATAATACTTGATAAAAAGAAAGTAACAGATGGACAGGAATTAAGGATATACCAAAACGGAGATGAAAAAACACTTATAGTTCCTAATACATTAACTATTAAACCATCCCCTTCATACAATATAAAGTTAAGGGGAAAAAAAGTTATTTCTATAGAACCTGTTAAATATTATTCAGGTAAAGTTATATCCATTAAAGGTTCTGAAGTTCATCTTGTGGATAGTGTAATCAAGACTACTAGCAAAACCAAATACTACAAAGTTGAGGGAAAATCTATATCGGAAATATCTGATAAAAGTTTAATGGTAGGATATCAAGGATATAGATTTATTATGGATAAAAATAATAATGTAAAAATTGTCCTATGTAGTATTCCAAAGGTTAATAGAATAAGAACTCTTATATCTAACTCTGATTTTTCAACTAGAAATCATAAGGAGATTAAATTTTTCTTTAATAGTGAAGCAGAATTAAAATCTAAGGATTTAAATTATAAATTCGCTCCAAATGATAGTCTAATTGTAACTAAAGAAGGGGCTAAAATGAATCTTTCACTTGTAAAGGGTTCAAGTACAACTAGTATTGGAAATACATCCTCTAGAATAGAGATTATCCAAGGGGATTCTACCAGAATATCTATTCCTTCTAACACTAGAAAAAACGGATATATTCCATCATATTATGGTAGTTTTGAACTTTCATTAGATAATAGTGGTATTAAACTTATTAATGAGGCATATATTAACAACTATCTTAAGGGGGTTGTGCCTTCTGAAATGCCATCCTCTGGTGGAGTTGAAGGATATAAGATTCAATCTATAGTTTCAAGAACTGCTGCTATTTACAGTATTTTATCAAAGGAATATGCAAGTCTTGGGGTTCATGCTATAGACTGTGAGCCTTCACAGCTTTATGAAGCTTCACCTGGTAGTCCTCAGTCTGATGAAGCAATAGAATCAACTTCTGGTGAAGTAGTAACTAAGGATGGCGATGTTATAGATGCTAAGTATTATTCAACTTCACCTGGATTCGGTGCATCCTATGATGATGTATTTGGAAAGGTTACTCCATCTAAAGATTATTTAACAGCTTCATCATTTAATCAATCAGGTAATAAGATAAATGTGCATAGTGAGGATGATATAACACAGTATCTAAAAGATTGGACAGTTAAGGCACATGATTCTAACTCTCCACTTTTTAGATGGAAGTATTCAATAGATTATACTGTTCTTACTAAATTAATTAATAATAACTTATATGATTTATACGTTAAAAATCCTAATCATTTTAAAGAGAAATGGCACTTTTTCTTATATAAGGAAGCTAAAATACCTCGAGATGGTATAGGAAAGATAAAAGATATTAATATAACAGATAGAACTTCATCTGGTATAGTTTCTGAAATTAAAATAGAAAGTGAAAATAATATCTATAAGATAACAGGTAATGATATCCTTAGAAAACTCCTTATACCAAAGGAAGGATTTGAGCTTACAACTATATATGGTAAGCCACTTCAGAACTTAACTATACTACCTTCCCCATTCTTTACTATAGAAAAAAACATGTCAGGTGATAAGTTTAAATCTATAACTATTTATGGTGGTGGAGAAGGACACGGAGTTGGACTTAGTAAATATGGTGCAATAGGTCTTTCTAGACACGGACTTAACTATAAAAAAGTAATTACTAGCTTCTATCCTAGTACTGAGACTTTAAATATTGATAAGGACTTTAGACTTGAAGTTGAAAATAGAAACCAATAA